A single window of Bradyrhizobium daqingense DNA harbors:
- the flgI gene encoding flagellar basal body P-ring protein FlgI: MTRILLALVLLFAAASAQAAVRIKDIADIKGLRENQIVGYGLVIGLNGTGDTLRNAPFTEQSLQSMLENMGINVRNEATSINNPARPTTLRTRNVAAVMVTADLPPSIGAGERMDVTVSSLGDATSLLGGTLVMTSLRAADGAVYAVAQGAITVAGYSVGGQAQNVSQGTPTAGRIPNGALVEREVQGSLHEMEFLVLELKNPDFVTATRILDAINRYAGGRYRAQIAFERDYRTIVLSKPRHIGPVRFLAEIGELTVEPDTPARVVINERTGTVVIGRDVRISTVAVTHGNLTVRVTEMPVVSQPAPFSRGQTVVVPQTVVEANEAGSQVAILSGVDLQRLVRGLNQIGLKPSGIIAILQAIKTAGALQADVIVQ; encoded by the coding sequence ATGACCAGAATCCTGCTCGCGCTCGTCCTTCTCTTCGCCGCCGCCAGCGCCCAGGCCGCCGTCCGCATCAAGGACATCGCGGACATCAAGGGACTGCGCGAGAACCAGATCGTCGGCTATGGTCTCGTCATCGGCCTGAACGGCACCGGAGACACGCTGCGCAATGCGCCGTTCACGGAGCAGTCCCTGCAATCGATGCTCGAGAACATGGGCATCAATGTCAGGAACGAGGCCACGAGCATCAACAACCCGGCCCGGCCGACCACGCTGCGCACGCGCAACGTCGCGGCCGTGATGGTGACCGCGGACCTGCCACCCTCGATCGGAGCCGGCGAGCGGATGGACGTGACGGTGTCGTCGCTCGGCGATGCGACCTCGCTGCTCGGCGGCACGCTGGTCATGACCTCGCTGCGGGCGGCGGACGGCGCGGTCTATGCCGTCGCGCAGGGCGCGATCACGGTCGCCGGTTACAGTGTCGGCGGCCAGGCACAGAACGTCAGCCAGGGCACGCCGACCGCGGGGCGAATTCCGAACGGCGCGCTGGTCGAGCGCGAGGTGCAGGGGAGTCTCCATGAAATGGAGTTCCTGGTGCTGGAGCTCAAGAACCCCGACTTCGTCACCGCAACGCGCATCCTCGACGCCATCAACCGCTATGCCGGCGGCCGCTATCGCGCGCAGATCGCCTTTGAGCGCGACTATCGCACCATTGTGCTGTCGAAGCCGCGCCACATCGGCCCGGTGCGATTCCTGGCTGAAATCGGCGAGCTGACGGTCGAGCCGGATACGCCGGCGCGGGTGGTGATCAACGAGCGCACCGGCACGGTGGTGATCGGACGCGACGTGCGGATATCGACCGTTGCCGTGACGCACGGCAATTTGACGGTTCGCGTCACGGAGATGCCGGTGGTTTCGCAGCCGGCGCCGTTCTCGCGTGGGCAGACGGTGGTCGTTCCGCAGACGGTGGTCGAGGCCAACGAGGCTGGATCTCAGGTGGCGATCCTCAGCGGTGTCGATCTGCAGCGCCTGGTCCGCGGGCTGAACCAGATCGGCCTGAAACCGTCAGGCATCATCGCCATCCTCCAGGCGATCAAGACGGCAGGCGCACTGCAGGCTGACGTCATCGTGCAATGA
- a CDS encoding MotE family protein — protein sequence MLKLDHQAKLLLVAVWTLAGASPVLALDEAKASKPLNLLSFARARASGSQKLASPIPGADAIRATAWAAEDSGPAITGAVPAAETPAPVRAAKPGSVTAPPKPAAPQATVPADNEVALFCSNVADPAVDARLAWQLKELEKAESLLRERIAEVETKRAEYEKWMALRDEFLKKAEASVVEIYSRMKPEAAATQIAGMSDETAAAVLAKLSPRSSSAIFNEMDTARAAHLADLLGGMRRVDDGKTR from the coding sequence ATGCTGAAACTGGATCACCAAGCCAAACTCCTCCTCGTCGCGGTATGGACGCTTGCGGGCGCTTCGCCCGTGCTGGCGCTGGACGAGGCGAAAGCGTCGAAGCCGCTCAATTTGCTGTCCTTCGCGCGTGCCCGCGCATCCGGATCGCAGAAGCTGGCCTCTCCGATTCCAGGCGCAGACGCTATCCGTGCCACCGCATGGGCGGCCGAGGACTCCGGACCTGCCATCACCGGCGCAGTGCCGGCTGCGGAGACGCCGGCGCCTGTCCGTGCAGCCAAGCCCGGCAGCGTCACGGCGCCACCGAAGCCCGCCGCGCCACAGGCCACTGTCCCCGCCGACAACGAGGTCGCGTTGTTCTGTAGCAATGTCGCCGACCCTGCCGTCGATGCAAGGCTGGCCTGGCAGCTCAAGGAACTGGAGAAGGCCGAGAGCCTGCTGCGCGAGCGCATCGCCGAGGTCGAAACCAAGCGTGCCGAATACGAGAAGTGGATGGCGCTACGCGACGAGTTCCTGAAGAAGGCCGAAGCCAGCGTGGTCGAGATCTATTCGCGCATGAAGCCCGAGGCTGCGGCGACCCAGATCGCCGGAATGTCCGACGAGACCGCCGCCGCGGTGCTGGCCAAGCTGAGCCCGCGGAGCTCGAGCGCTATCTTCAACGAGATGGATACGGCGCGCGCGGCGCACCTTGCGGACCTGCTGGGCGGGATGCGCCGCGTGGACGACGGAAAGACCAGATAG
- the flgH gene encoding flagellar basal body L-ring protein FlgH → MKKPILILILALASAPLAGCYHDPAEVLTGPRLSPVGSGLRTQAYPIPVTPRMRTPVSYRSTWDDGTDLYRDPRARRTGDVVTVIISMQDKAKLDNKTDRSRDSQIKFGLDWLMDVAGWNDTGSANANLSTNTQIKGNGQIDRTEDIKLSIAAIVTDVLPNGNMMISGSQEFRVNTEMRVLNVGGIVRPRDISRANTISYDKIAEARVSYGGRGNLSDVQQPGWGHRIYDAVAPF, encoded by the coding sequence ATGAAGAAGCCGATCCTCATCCTCATCCTCGCGCTCGCATCGGCGCCCCTGGCCGGATGCTACCACGACCCGGCCGAAGTCCTGACCGGCCCACGACTGTCGCCGGTCGGCAGCGGCCTGCGGACGCAGGCCTATCCGATTCCCGTGACGCCGCGCATGCGCACGCCCGTCAGCTATCGCTCGACCTGGGACGATGGCACCGATCTCTACCGCGATCCCCGGGCACGGCGCACCGGCGACGTCGTCACGGTGATCATCTCGATGCAGGACAAGGCCAAGCTCGACAACAAGACCGATCGCTCGCGCGATTCGCAGATCAAGTTCGGGCTCGACTGGCTGATGGACGTTGCCGGATGGAACGATACGGGTTCGGCCAACGCCAATCTCAGCACCAACACCCAGATCAAGGGCAACGGCCAGATCGATCGCACCGAGGACATCAAGCTGTCCATCGCGGCCATCGTCACCGACGTCTTGCCGAACGGCAACATGATGATCAGCGGTTCGCAGGAGTTTCGCGTCAACACTGAGATGCGCGTGCTCAATGTCGGCGGCATCGTGCGTCCGCGCGACATCTCGCGGGCCAACACGATCTCCTACGACAAGATCGCCGAGGCACGCGTGTCCTATGGCGGTCGCGGAAATCTGTCGGACGTGCAACAGCCTGGATGGGGACACCGGATCTATGACGCCGTGGCACCATTCTGA
- a CDS encoding flagellar basal body-associated FliL family protein — MRLIAAVVVLTLVAIGAGALAGLHLFAAAERVADAKKSATPPPLASSYAGSARLRKLSPIVTNLAAPANNWARVEASMVTESMSDEDAGILAAHISEDIVTYLRSASVAQFEGSRGLQHLREDLTERANVRSSGKVRELIIETLVIQ, encoded by the coding sequence ATGCGCCTGATTGCGGCCGTCGTCGTGCTGACCCTCGTCGCGATCGGTGCGGGCGCGCTGGCCGGCCTGCATCTGTTCGCGGCGGCCGAGCGCGTCGCCGACGCGAAGAAGAGCGCCACGCCGCCGCCCCTTGCGTCGAGCTACGCCGGCAGCGCCCGGCTTCGAAAGCTGTCGCCGATCGTGACCAATCTTGCCGCCCCCGCCAACAACTGGGCCCGCGTCGAAGCCTCCATGGTGACCGAGAGCATGAGCGACGAGGACGCCGGAATTCTGGCCGCCCACATCAGCGAGGACATCGTCACTTACCTGCGCTCCGCTTCGGTTGCGCAGTTCGAAGGATCGCGCGGCCTCCAGCATCTGCGCGAGGACCTCACCGAGCGCGCCAATGTCCGCTCTTCCGGAAAGGTGCGCGAATTGATCATTGAGACGTTGGTGATCCAGTGA
- the fliP gene encoding flagellar type III secretion system pore protein FliP (The bacterial flagellar biogenesis protein FliP forms a type III secretion system (T3SS)-type pore required for flagellar assembly.), which translates to MRVKVLLLALVLAVLPEVALAQIPDLNSLLPPGNGSTSGRIIQLMALITVLSVAPGLLIMVTSFTRFAVALSFLRAGLGLQTTPANLVLISLALFMTFYVMAPTFDRAWESGVQPLMKNEISEEEAYLKITDPFREFMLAHVRDKDLQTFEALAAESFRKKFDDKRIDMRVIIPAFMISELRRSFEIGFLIILPFLVIDMIVATLTMSMGMMMMPPTILALPFKMLFFVLIDGWNLLASGLVRSFS; encoded by the coding sequence GTGAGAGTGAAAGTCCTGCTGCTTGCCTTGGTCCTGGCCGTGCTGCCCGAAGTGGCGCTCGCCCAGATTCCCGACCTCAACTCGCTGCTGCCGCCCGGCAATGGCTCCACCAGCGGCCGCATCATCCAGCTGATGGCGCTGATCACCGTGCTGTCGGTGGCGCCCGGTCTGCTCATCATGGTGACGAGCTTCACGCGGTTCGCGGTGGCGCTGTCGTTCCTGCGCGCCGGTCTCGGCCTCCAGACCACGCCCGCCAATCTGGTGCTGATCAGCCTCGCGCTGTTCATGACCTTCTACGTGATGGCGCCGACCTTCGACCGCGCGTGGGAGAGCGGCGTGCAGCCGCTGATGAAGAACGAGATCTCGGAGGAGGAGGCCTATCTGAAGATCACCGATCCGTTCCGCGAGTTCATGCTGGCCCATGTCCGCGACAAGGATCTGCAGACCTTCGAAGCGCTCGCCGCCGAGAGCTTCCGCAAGAAGTTCGACGACAAGCGCATCGACATGCGCGTCATCATTCCAGCCTTCATGATCTCCGAGCTCCGGCGCTCGTTCGAGATCGGATTCCTTATCATCCTGCCGTTCCTCGTCATCGACATGATCGTGGCGACGCTGACCATGTCGATGGGCATGATGATGATGCCGCCGACCATCCTCGCGCTGCCGTTCAAGATGCTGTTCTTCGTGCTGATCGACGGCTGGAATCTGCTGGCGTCCGGACTGGTGCGCTCATTCTCGTGA
- a CDS encoding flagellin — protein MSSLLTNSSAMTALQTLRSVSSQLSTTQTRISTGQRVATASDNAAYWSIATSMRADNAALSAVSDSLGLSAATVDTEYTALNKVLGDSNSGLTKLQSLLVQAKTAGVDRSKIQSEITQIQQDMKNVASAATFNGVNWLSTNATTPATVNLVSSFSRVGATPTTGSITVTVANYSLYTSTTSGILDTVSGSASVDTINIGALTDSAADQTTLDGYIAQVTAAIGTVSSGAANLGAIKNRISNNSEFVKSLMDSVDRGIGQLVDADMNQESTRLAALQVQQQLGVQALSIANNNSQSILSLFR, from the coding sequence ATGTCAAGCCTGCTCACGAACTCGTCCGCCATGACCGCGCTCCAGACCCTGCGGTCTGTCAGCTCGCAACTCTCCACCACGCAGACCCGGATCTCCACCGGCCAGCGCGTGGCCACCGCTTCCGACAACGCCGCCTATTGGTCGATCGCGACCTCGATGCGCGCCGACAACGCCGCGCTCTCCGCCGTGTCCGACTCGCTCGGTCTGTCGGCCGCGACCGTCGACACCGAGTACACCGCTCTCAACAAGGTTCTCGGCGACAGCAACTCCGGCCTGACCAAGCTCCAGTCGCTGCTGGTCCAAGCCAAGACCGCCGGTGTCGACCGCAGCAAGATTCAGTCGGAAATCACCCAGATCCAGCAGGACATGAAGAACGTGGCCAGCGCGGCGACGTTCAACGGCGTCAACTGGCTCAGCACCAACGCCACCACGCCGGCGACGGTCAACCTGGTGTCGTCGTTCTCGCGCGTCGGCGCCACGCCGACCACCGGCTCGATCACCGTCACCGTCGCCAACTACTCGCTCTATACCTCGACCACGAGCGGCATCCTGGACACGGTGAGCGGCAGCGCATCGGTCGACACCATCAACATCGGCGCGCTGACCGACTCCGCGGCGGACCAGACCACGCTCGATGGCTACATCGCGCAGGTCACCGCGGCGATCGGCACGGTCTCCTCCGGTGCCGCCAACCTCGGCGCCATCAAGAACCGCATCTCGAACAACTCGGAGTTCGTGAAGTCGCTGATGGACTCGGTGGATCGCGGTATCGGCCAGCTCGTCGACGCCGACATGAACCAGGAGTCCACCCGTCTGGCGGCCCTCCAGGTCCAGCAGCAGCTCGGCGTTCAGGCGCTCTCGATCGCCAACAACAACAGCCAGAGCATCCTGTCGCTGTTCCGCTAA
- a CDS encoding flagellin, which produces MASSLLTNSAAMTALQTLRNVSASLQTTENRISTGQRVATASDNSAYWSIATSMRADNAALSAVSDSLGLSAATVDTEYTALNKVIGDSNSGLTKLQALLVEAKTAGIDRTKIQAEITQIQQDMKNVANAATFNGVNWLSTNATTPATVNLVSSFSRVGGTPTINTITVTVANYSLYTSTTGGILDTVSGSASVDTINIGALTDSAADQTTIDGYIAQVTAAINTVSQSAANLGAIKNRISNNTEFVKSLMDSVDRGIGQLVDADMNAESTRLQALQTQQQLGVQALSIANQNSQSILSLFRG; this is translated from the coding sequence ATGGCTTCCAGCCTGCTTACCAACTCCGCTGCAATGACTGCGCTCCAGACCCTCCGGAATGTCAGCGCCAGCCTGCAGACGACCGAAAATCGCATTTCGACCGGCCAGCGCGTCGCGACCGCTTCGGACAACTCGGCCTATTGGTCGATCGCGACCTCGATGCGCGCCGACAACGCCGCCCTCTCCGCGGTGTCCGACTCGCTCGGCCTGTCGGCTGCGACCGTCGATACCGAATACACCGCTCTGAACAAGGTCATCGGCGACAGCAATTCCGGCCTCACCAAGCTCCAGGCGCTGCTGGTCGAAGCCAAGACCGCCGGCATCGACCGCACCAAGATCCAGGCCGAAATCACCCAGATCCAGCAGGACATGAAGAACGTGGCCAACGCGGCGACGTTCAATGGCGTCAACTGGCTGAGCACCAACGCCACCACCCCGGCGACGGTCAACCTGGTGTCGTCGTTCTCGCGCGTCGGCGGCACGCCGACGATCAACACCATCACGGTGACGGTCGCCAACTACTCGCTCTACACCTCGACCACGGGCGGCATCCTGGACACGGTGAGCGGCAGCGCCTCGGTCGACACGATCAACATCGGCGCGCTGACCGATTCGGCGGCCGACCAGACCACGATCGATGGCTACATCGCGCAGGTCACTGCCGCGATCAACACGGTGAGCCAGTCCGCTGCCAACCTCGGCGCCATCAAGAACCGCATCTCGAACAACACGGAGTTCGTGAAGTCGCTGATGGACTCGGTGGATCGCGGTATCGGCCAGCTGGTCGACGCCGACATGAACGCGGAATCGACCCGCCTCCAGGCGCTCCAGACCCAGCAGCAGCTCGGCGTTCAGGCGCTCTCGATCGCCAACCAGAACAGCCAGAGCATCCTGTCGCTGTTCCGCGGCTAA
- the fliF gene encoding flagellar basal-body MS-ring/collar protein FliF, with product MLSRAQIQQLLNNLLELGPRRLMALGLIGFAVLVTVVGGAYYLSRPEFETLYTGLTREDVTRMGAALREQNVTFDVNTAGDAISVRPSQTMQARMLLAEKGLPTSANSGYELFDKIGSLGLTSFMQEVTKLRALEGEIARTVQLMKGVKAARVHIVLPVRGSFRATQQPPSASVVLRTDGAIEARTAQSIRHLVAAAVPGMNRDKVTVLDADGSMLLAEEDEASAAPTKMASLQKTVGGMVQENIRKALTPYLGLDNFEVSVAPQLSTDKRQINETVYDPESRAERSVRNVREKESSQNADRSTPTTVQQNLPDQQVNAGGGKNSSEDKTRREDVTNFEVSSKTTTTVSDGYSVKKLFIAVLVNRARLVADLGDKSNQAIVDSKLAEISQLAATAGGLDKTRGDQIQVTAVDFIEGSRELAPVPPITFVEMINKQLGSVINAVTILAVASMLVWFGLRPAVNGILTHRAEQEQAEAAEVAELEAAAALALPDSDEAELNLVEDLEGKLQRTPQKRLEQIVRLDQAQAAAILKDWMRREEAA from the coding sequence ATGCTCAGTCGCGCGCAGATACAGCAACTGCTCAACAATCTGCTGGAGCTCGGGCCGCGACGCCTGATGGCCCTTGGCCTGATCGGCTTCGCCGTTCTCGTCACCGTCGTCGGCGGCGCCTATTATCTGAGCCGGCCCGAATTCGAGACGCTCTATACCGGCCTCACTCGCGAGGACGTGACGCGCATGGGCGCGGCGCTGCGCGAGCAGAACGTCACCTTCGACGTCAACACGGCCGGCGACGCGATCTCGGTGCGGCCGAGCCAGACCATGCAGGCACGGATGCTGCTCGCCGAGAAGGGGCTGCCGACCAGCGCCAATTCCGGCTACGAGCTGTTCGACAAGATCGGCTCGCTCGGCCTGACCTCGTTCATGCAGGAAGTCACCAAGCTGCGGGCGCTGGAAGGCGAGATCGCGCGCACGGTGCAGCTGATGAAGGGCGTCAAGGCGGCGCGGGTGCACATCGTGCTGCCGGTGCGCGGCTCGTTCCGCGCGACCCAGCAGCCGCCATCCGCTTCCGTCGTGCTGCGCACCGATGGCGCGATCGAGGCGCGCACTGCACAATCGATCCGCCATCTCGTCGCGGCCGCCGTCCCCGGCATGAACCGCGACAAGGTGACGGTGCTGGACGCCGACGGCTCGATGCTGCTCGCCGAAGAGGACGAGGCCAGCGCTGCACCGACCAAGATGGCGAGCCTGCAGAAGACCGTGGGCGGCATGGTGCAGGAGAACATCCGCAAGGCGCTGACCCCGTATCTGGGCCTGGATAATTTTGAGGTGAGCGTCGCGCCGCAGCTCTCCACCGACAAGAGGCAGATCAACGAGACCGTCTACGATCCCGAGAGCCGCGCCGAACGTTCGGTGCGGAACGTGCGCGAGAAGGAGTCCTCGCAGAACGCGGACCGTTCGACGCCGACCACGGTGCAGCAGAACCTTCCGGATCAGCAGGTGAACGCGGGCGGCGGCAAGAATTCCAGCGAGGACAAGACCCGCCGCGAGGACGTCACCAATTTCGAGGTCTCGTCCAAGACGACGACGACGGTGAGCGACGGCTATTCGGTCAAGAAGCTGTTCATCGCCGTCCTGGTCAACCGCGCCCGTCTCGTCGCCGATCTCGGCGACAAGAGCAACCAGGCCATCGTCGACAGCAAGCTCGCCGAGATCAGCCAGCTCGCGGCGACGGCGGGTGGGTTGGACAAGACGCGTGGCGACCAGATTCAGGTGACGGCCGTCGACTTCATCGAGGGCTCGCGCGAGCTGGCGCCGGTGCCGCCGATCACCTTCGTCGAGATGATCAACAAGCAGCTCGGCAGCGTCATCAACGCGGTGACCATTCTCGCCGTTGCCTCGATGCTGGTCTGGTTCGGACTTAGGCCCGCAGTCAACGGCATTCTGACCCATCGCGCCGAGCAGGAGCAGGCCGAAGCGGCCGAGGTAGCCGAGCTCGAAGCCGCGGCCGCACTTGCGCTGCCGGACAGCGACGAGGCCGAACTCAACCTCGTCGAGGATCTCGAGGGCAAGCTGCAGCGAACGCCACAGAAGCGGCTGGAGCAGATCGTCCGGCTCGATCAAGCACAGGCGGCGGCGATCCTTAAAGACTGGATGCGGCGCGAGGAGGCGGCATGA